In Thermoplasmata archaeon, a single genomic region encodes these proteins:
- a CDS encoding DUF835 domain-containing protein, with amino-acid sequence AASRNSVLIFSVTMAPYDAAQQSTIRSIASREVHQENAPTRKPRNEFNLKDGDAILVEALSEHREFIKSQISGYKVLGVSAHFPKKFKKGFPEGTEIDCVWITDTSGYEKAISSRRMEFEVSQEIISFIKTNREKALVYIDAIPAFLITNEFLSVLKFIKDIVDIAHEHNAKVVFEVPPELFKPSEKAMVERRMDVVFSTE; translated from the coding sequence GCGGCTAGCAGAAATTCTGTCCTTATTTTCTCAGTTACAATGGCTCCATACGACGCTGCCCAGCAGAGCACTATTCGCAGTATTGCAAGCCGAGAAGTACATCAGGAGAATGCTCCTACCAGAAAACCGAGAAACGAGTTCAACCTAAAAGATGGCGATGCGATTCTTGTGGAGGCACTGAGCGAACATCGAGAATTTATAAAGTCCCAGATTTCTGGTTACAAAGTGCTTGGTGTGAGTGCTCACTTCCCAAAAAAATTCAAGAAGGGATTTCCTGAGGGTACTGAGATAGACTGTGTTTGGATAACGGATACATCGGGGTATGAAAAAGCAATCTCCTCGAGAAGAATGGAGTTCGAGGTAAGCCAGGAAATAATTTCGTTTATCAAAACCAATCGTGAGAAAGCCCTAGTGTACATTGATGCAATTCCTGCGTTTCTCATTACAAACGAATTCCTCAGTGTGTTGAAGTTCATCAAGGACATTGTGGATATTGCACATGAACATAATGCAAAAGTGGTGTTCGAAGTGCCACCAGAACTTTTCAAACCATCTGAAAAAGCAATGGTCGAGCGTAGAATGGATGTGGTGTTCTCTACAGAATGA